The window ACCACTGAGTCGCGCTCAGTCGTTGGTGTCGAAGCGTTCCTCGAAGAAGTCCGCCAGCATCCGGTAGGCGCGTTTCGCCGCGCGTTCGTCGTAGGCGCAATTGGTCGACGGATCGTTGCCGGCACTGGGCTCCGCGAAGCAATGCACCGCACCCGCGAAATCCACGAACTGCCAGTCAGCACCGGCGGCGTCCATCTCGTTCTCGAAGGCGAGGATGTCGGCATCGGACACCGCCTTGTCGGCTGCGCCGTTGAGCACCAGCACCGGTGTCTTCACTTCCGCGGCAGTCGTCGATTTCGCGCCGGGTGCGATGCCGCCATGCAGGCTGACCACCCCGGCAAGCTCACTGCCCTCGCGCGCCAGTTCCAAGACGGCGGAGCCACCGAAGCAGAAGCCGAGCGCGCCGATCCTCTCCGCATCCAGCGGCGATTTCGTCGCCTGCGCCTTCAATGCAGCCACCGCCCCGTCCATGCGCGCGCGCAGGACACTGCGGTCATCGCCGCGCAGGCCGCCTGCGAACGCACCGGCCTGCTTCGCATTCTTCGGCCGCTTGCCCTTGCCGTAAACGTCCGCGACCAGCACCACGTAGTCGTCGCCGGCCACCGCCTTGGCGCGCTCGATGGAGTCCTTCGTCACGCCCATCCAGTTCGGCACCATCACCAGGCCGGGGCGTTTGTCGGTGCTGGCGTTGTCGTAGACGACATAGCCGCTGAAGCGGTCCTTGCCGACTTTCCACTCGACCGGCTTCGCCACTATCGCGGCGAACGCGGGCGAAGTGGCAAGCAGCAGTCCAAGGGCGAGCAGCAATCGGCTGAAAGGCTGGCGGCGCATGGCGGGATCTCCGGGGGAAGAGCGCCTACGCTACCGCGGGAAGATGCAAGCGAGGTGAACTTCCATGCCGTCATTCCCGCGAAGGCCGGGATGACCAGCGACGCCCTACGCGATCCCCATCCCGGCGATGCCCGAGATCGCGTCCGGGTCGAAGCCGGCGAGCTCGGCGAAATGGCGGCCACGCGCCACGTAATCCTTGTACATCCCGAAGCTGGGGGCTCCGGGCGAGAGCAGCACGACGCCACCGGCCGGCAACGCAGCACGCGCCTGCGACATCGCCTCCGCCAAGTCGCTCGCAGACGACAGCGCGAAGCCGCGCGCCTCGGCAATCGGATCGAGCAGCACGCGGATGCGCGGGCCGTTCTGTCCAAGGGTCACGATCGCGCGGGGCGCCTGCGTGCGCATCGCCGCCGCGAATTCGTCCCACGGCAGGCCACGATCATGCCCGCCGACCAGCAACGCCACCGGGCGGTCGCGATACAGCGCCAGCGCGGCCAGCGTGGCCATCGGCGTGGTGCTGATGGAATCGTTGACGTAGAGGATGCCGTCGCGCTCGCCGAGCGGTTGCAGGCGATTGGGCAGCGGCTGGAACGTGGCTGCGTGTGGCGCGAGTGCAGCCGCATCCAATCCGAATGCATCCAGCGCGGTGAGCACGGCACACAGGTTGCTGCGGTTGTGCCAGCCCGGCAGCGGCAGCGACGCGGTGTCCATCACGAATTCGTCGGCCCGATACAGCGCGTCTTCGCGCAGGTGCCAGCCACGCGCATCGCCATACCACTGGATCTCGGAATCAGGCAACGGCAGCGCGGCCAGGCGCGGATCAGCGGCATTGAGCACGGCGATGCGTGGCTTCGCTTCGGTCAGCAGCGCGAGCTTGTCTTCGATATAGCGCGCTTCGCTGCCATGCCAGTCGAGGTGTTCGGGATGCAGGTTGGTGACGATGGCGATGCCCGGCCGCGCGCCGGATGCGGCGACATCGCGGGTCTGGTAGCTGGACAGCTCGATGGCCCACGCCTCGGCCTGGCCGTCCAGCAGCTCCAGCAGAGGCACGCCGATGTTGCCGGCCAGCGCGGTGCGCATGCCAGCCGCGCGCAACAGGTGCGCCAGCAGCGAGCTGGTGGTGCTCTTGCCCTTGGTGCCGGTCACGCAGATGGTGCTGGGAAGGTTGCCGTCGGCATCGGCGCGCTCGCCGAACCACAGCGCGGTGCCCCCGATGAAGTGCGTGCCGCTCGCCGCTGCGACCAGTGCGGCCGGCGAATACGGGCTGATGCCGGGCGACTTCACCACCACGTCGAATGCACCAAGGCGCTCGCCGTTGGGCGCGTGTTCGATCGCCAGCAACGGATCATGCGAAGCCGCCGCCTCGACGGCTTCGGCTTCGCTGCAGAACAACGTCAACGCTTGCGGCGGCAAGCGCGTGCGCAACGCGGTGTACGCCGCACGGCCCTCACGCCCCCAGCCCCACAAGGCGACACGCTTGCCGGCAAGGTCGACGATCTTCATGCGCGCTCAGGCGGCGAAACGGTCACGCAGTCGTTCCCACAACGCCGCAGGAATCCGCTGTTCCTCATCCAGCACCAGCAACGGTTCGATGCGCAGGCCATCTGCGTGCAACTGCGGCGCGATCTCGCGGGCGAAGCGTGCGACCAGCGCGTCCTCGCGCCATTCCGGGCGTTGCGCCAGTGCGGCCATCGCCGCCCGCGATTCGCGGCCCTCGCCCACGCACTCGAACGGCTTGTGGTCCTGGTATTCGAGCAAGGCATCGAAGCCGGCGGTCTGCGCCGGATCGTCCAGCAGGTTGCGACCGACGATACCGACCAGGCGCAGCTTCGGCACGAACGGCGCCAGCGCGAGGAACACGAAATGGCACTTGGGGCAGACCCCGCACCAGCGGCTGGTCGGCCGTTCGCCGAGGATGTGGAAATTGCGATTGCAGCTGGAGAAGTGCGCGTCGTAGCGATCCGTCTTCGCGAACTGCCGCGCGACCGCGAGCTCGCTGAGCGGGCGCAGCAACGAGTAGTACTGCAAGTCGGCGGCGACATGCGATTGCAGGTGCGCGCCGAACGCGGATTCGAACGCCCAGCCCTTCGACCACTGGTGGTTGACCTCGCCGGTACCGGGGATGATCGAGCCGTAGCTCGCCGAGCGTTCGTTGGAGAACACCACCTGGTCGACGCCCAGCACCACCGCGGCGAAGGCGATGATCGCGGAGTTCACCGCAGTCACCGGGATGTGCCCGTTCCACGCGCCCTGGCGGTTGAGGTCGAACAATTGCGGTGCCAGCTGGCGGCCGATGTTGAACGTGGGCAAGCCGGTGTGCGCCGCGCAGGCAGCGATCAGCTGCGACCCGCCGATCCAGGTCACCGTCTGCGCCACGCCTTCCGCGCGCAGGGCCTCGATGCTGACCAACGAATCCTTGCCGCCGCCGATGGCGACCAGCGCGTGTTCGCGCAGGCCGAGTACCGGCGCAGGCGCCGCCGCATCGTCGAGATGCGGGAAGCGGATCCGCCCGCGCAAATCCAGCCCATTGCGATAGGCGAACTCGCCAAGCCCGTTGAGGTACACCGCGTCCAGCAACGTCGCAGTATCGGCATCGATGGCGTAACCCTCGATGCGGATTTCCGCGGGCACTGCCGCCTTGTAGTAGCTCACGCCGGCGATCAGGTGCAGCAGCTGCAAAGCACGCTCTGCAGCAGCAGCGCGCGCATCATCCAGTGCGAACGGCGCGCCGGGCAATGTCACCGTCTCGACCAGCTCCGGGCCGTCGTCGAAGGCATAGACCAGCCGCGCCACGCCGGTGGCGGGATCGAAGCCGCATCGCACGAAACGGAACGCGCGGATCGCGTCGCGCTCGAACACCCAGTCACTCATTCGACGGCCCATCAAGGATGTCCTCTGCGGGCAGTGCGCGCAGGTTGTAGGTGTTGGCCATGCTGAAACCGTAGGCACCAGCGTCGGCGATCACCATCGCGTCGCCCGGGGCCGTCGCCGCCGGCAGCTTGACCCGGTTGCCGAAGATGTCGCTGGATTCGCAGATCGGACCGACCACGTCGAAATCGGTGTCGCAGGCATCGTGCAGCCGCGCCAGGTTCACGATGTCGTGCCAGGCGTCGTACAGCGCCGGCCGGATCAGCGCGTTCATGCCCGCATCCAGTCCGACCCGGTGCACACCGTCCTTCTCTACAACTTGCGTTGCGCGCGCCAACAGCACGCCGGATTCGGCGACCAGGAAGCGGCCCGGCTCGATCGCCAATCGGAAGGCGGGATGCACGGCCTTGATCTGCGCCAGGCCTTCCGCCCAGGCATCGAGGTCGAAGGGCTCGTCGTCGGCGCTGTAGGCGATCGGCAGGCCGCCGCCGATGTCCAGCACTTCGACCGTGCCGATGCGCCGCGCGAAGCCGGCCAGCTCATCGACCACCAGCTTCCAGTGCGCGGTGGTCTCGATGCCGCTGCCGAGGTGCGCATGCAGGCCGCTGATGCGCACGC of the Thermomonas carbonis genome contains:
- a CDS encoding dienelactone hydrolase family protein, with protein sequence MRRQPFSRLLLALGLLLATSPAFAAIVAKPVEWKVGKDRFSGYVVYDNASTDKRPGLVMVPNWMGVTKDSIERAKAVAGDDYVVLVADVYGKGKRPKNAKQAGAFAGGLRGDDRSVLRARMDGAVAALKAQATKSPLDAERIGALGFCFGGSAVLELAREGSELAGVVSLHGGIAPGAKSTTAAEVKTPVLVLNGAADKAVSDADILAFENEMDAAGADWQFVDFAGAVHCFAEPSAGNDPSTNCAYDERAAKRAYRMLADFFEERFDTND
- the murD gene encoding UDP-N-acetylmuramoyl-L-alanine--D-glutamate ligase; amino-acid sequence: MKIVDLAGKRVALWGWGREGRAAYTALRTRLPPQALTLFCSEAEAVEAAASHDPLLAIEHAPNGERLGAFDVVVKSPGISPYSPAALVAAASGTHFIGGTALWFGERADADGNLPSTICVTGTKGKSTTSSLLAHLLRAAGMRTALAGNIGVPLLELLDGQAEAWAIELSSYQTRDVAASGARPGIAIVTNLHPEHLDWHGSEARYIEDKLALLTEAKPRIAVLNAADPRLAALPLPDSEIQWYGDARGWHLREDALYRADEFVMDTASLPLPGWHNRSNLCAVLTALDAFGLDAAALAPHAATFQPLPNRLQPLGERDGILYVNDSISTTPMATLAALALYRDRPVALLVGGHDRGLPWDEFAAAMRTQAPRAIVTLGQNGPRIRVLLDPIAEARGFALSSASDLAEAMSQARAALPAGGVVLLSPGAPSFGMYKDYVARGRHFAELAGFDPDAISGIAGMGIA
- the murL gene encoding UDP-N-acetyl-alpha-D-muramoyl-L-alanyl-L-glutamate epimerase, giving the protein MSDWVFERDAIRAFRFVRCGFDPATGVARLVYAFDDGPELVETVTLPGAPFALDDARAAAAERALQLLHLIAGVSYYKAAVPAEIRIEGYAIDADTATLLDAVYLNGLGEFAYRNGLDLRGRIRFPHLDDAAAPAPVLGLREHALVAIGGGKDSLVSIEALRAEGVAQTVTWIGGSQLIAACAAHTGLPTFNIGRQLAPQLFDLNRQGAWNGHIPVTAVNSAIIAFAAVVLGVDQVVFSNERSASYGSIIPGTGEVNHQWSKGWAFESAFGAHLQSHVAADLQYYSLLRPLSELAVARQFAKTDRYDAHFSSCNRNFHILGERPTSRWCGVCPKCHFVFLALAPFVPKLRLVGIVGRNLLDDPAQTAGFDALLEYQDHKPFECVGEGRESRAAMAALAQRPEWREDALVARFAREIAPQLHADGLRIEPLLVLDEEQRIPAALWERLRDRFAA